In Vibrio marisflavi CECT 7928, the following are encoded in one genomic region:
- the trmJ gene encoding tRNA (cytosine(32)/uridine(32)-2'-O)-methyltransferase TrmJ codes for MLDNVKIVLVGTSHSGNIGSAARAMKVMGLSQLVLVEPQCELDEQAFALASGAGDIIENAVIVSSLEEALSDCTLVVGSSARSRTLEWPMLEPRECGEKVALESSHSKVALMFGRERTGLTNDELQKCHYHVCIPANPEYSSLNLAMAVQTISYEVRIAHLDREKQKYSNDVETEYPRHKELELFYQHLEKVMIETQFISKEQPGQVMNKLRRLFSRARPEAQELNILRGVLTSVEKHHSLKS; via the coding sequence ATGTTGGATAACGTAAAAATAGTACTTGTTGGCACTTCACACTCGGGAAATATTGGCTCGGCAGCTCGAGCAATGAAGGTGATGGGATTAAGTCAGTTAGTGTTAGTGGAACCCCAATGTGAGCTCGATGAGCAGGCGTTTGCTTTAGCTTCCGGAGCTGGTGATATTATTGAGAATGCTGTTATCGTCTCAAGCTTAGAAGAAGCATTGAGCGATTGTACACTGGTAGTGGGTTCTAGTGCTCGTTCTCGAACTTTAGAATGGCCTATGTTAGAGCCAAGAGAGTGTGGTGAGAAAGTCGCACTTGAGAGCTCTCATTCTAAGGTTGCTTTGATGTTTGGCCGAGAAAGAACAGGCTTAACCAATGACGAGTTGCAAAAGTGCCACTATCACGTATGTATTCCTGCTAACCCTGAATACAGCTCATTGAACCTTGCAATGGCAGTTCAGACGATCAGCTATGAAGTTCGTATTGCTCACCTAGATAGAGAAAAGCAGAAATATAGCAACGATGTGGAAACGGAATATCCTCGTCATAAAGAGCTGGAATTATTTTACCAGCACCTTGAAAAAGTCATGATCGAAACCCAATTCATTTCTAAGGAACAGCCAGGGCAGGTAATGAATAAATTGCGCAGGTTGTTTAGTCGCGCTCGACCCGAAGCGCAAGAACTCAACATCCTGCGTGGCGTGTTGACCTCTGTAGAGAAACACCATTCGTTGAAAAGCTAA
- the iscR gene encoding Fe-S cluster assembly transcriptional regulator IscR yields MRLTSKGRYAVTAMLDVALHSQQNPVPLADISERQGISLSYLEQLFSKLRKAGLVASVRGPGGGYRLGEDPYSIAVGTVIAAVDESVDATKCHGKADCQGGSRCLTHTLWRDLSSRISDFLDGITLGELMQDNEILETSDRQDITLAVSQSTSKNNSNLVSIGANVRS; encoded by the coding sequence ATGAGGCTTACTTCGAAAGGAAGATATGCAGTAACAGCGATGTTGGATGTCGCACTGCATTCGCAACAAAATCCAGTTCCGTTGGCTGATATTTCAGAGCGCCAAGGAATTTCGCTCTCTTATCTAGAGCAACTGTTTTCAAAACTGCGTAAAGCGGGCTTAGTGGCCAGCGTTCGTGGTCCGGGCGGTGGTTATCGCTTGGGTGAAGATCCATACAGCATTGCGGTAGGTACAGTCATCGCAGCTGTAGATGAATCTGTTGACGCAACTAAGTGTCATGGTAAAGCGGATTGTCAAGGTGGCAGTCGTTGCTTAACTCACACTTTGTGGCGTGATTTAAGTTCACGTATTAGTGATTTTTTAGATGGCATTACTCTCGGTGAGTTAATGCAAGATAATGAAATTCTTGAAACGTCCGATCGCCAAGACATCACTCTTGCGGTCAGCCAATCAACCAGCAAAAACAATTCTAATCTGGTTTCTATTGGCGCAAATGTTCGCTCGTAG
- a CDS encoding IscS subfamily cysteine desulfurase, with translation MKLPIYLDYSATCPVDPRVAEKMVQYMTMDGTFGNPASRSHRYGWQAEEAVDTAREQIADLLNADPREIVFTSGATESDNLAIKGAAHFYGKKGKHIITCKTEHKAVLDPCRQLEREGFEVTYLEPESNGIIDLNKLEAAMREDTILVSIMHVNNEIGVIQDISAIGELCRSKKVIFHVDAAQSAGKLPIDVQEMKIDLISLTSHKIYGPKGIGALYVRRKPRIRLETQMHGGGHERGFRSGTLPTHQIVGMGEAFRLAKEEMQQDLDHARALRDRLLAGIKDMEAVTINGDLEQRLANNLNISFAFVEGESLLMSLKDLAVSSGSACTSASLEPSYVLRALGLDDELAHSSIRFSFGRFTTEEEVDYAIEQIRVAVNKLRDMSPLWDMYKEGVDLNTVEWAHH, from the coding sequence ATGAAACTGCCGATTTATCTTGATTATTCAGCAACTTGCCCAGTTGATCCACGTGTTGCTGAAAAAATGGTTCAGTACATGACTATGGATGGTACTTTTGGTAACCCTGCGTCACGTTCTCACCGTTATGGCTGGCAGGCAGAAGAAGCAGTAGATACTGCTCGTGAGCAAATTGCAGATCTATTAAATGCGGATCCACGTGAGATTGTTTTTACATCTGGTGCAACAGAATCTGACAACCTTGCTATCAAAGGTGCAGCGCATTTTTATGGTAAAAAAGGTAAGCACATTATCACCTGTAAAACCGAGCACAAAGCTGTACTTGACCCATGTCGTCAGCTTGAACGTGAAGGTTTTGAAGTCACTTATCTAGAACCAGAGTCGAACGGTATTATCGACTTAAACAAACTTGAAGCTGCAATGCGTGAAGATACGATTCTAGTTTCTATTATGCACGTGAACAACGAGATTGGTGTTATCCAAGATATCTCTGCGATAGGTGAACTTTGTCGCTCAAAGAAAGTGATTTTCCATGTCGACGCTGCTCAATCAGCAGGTAAACTACCTATCGACGTGCAAGAGATGAAAATCGACTTAATCTCGTTAACGTCTCACAAAATTTATGGTCCTAAAGGCATTGGTGCACTTTATGTTCGTCGTAAGCCGCGTATTCGCTTAGAAACTCAAATGCACGGTGGCGGCCATGAAAGAGGCTTCCGCTCTGGTACACTACCTACTCACCAAATCGTTGGCATGGGTGAAGCATTCCGTCTTGCAAAGGAAGAGATGCAACAAGATCTCGACCACGCGAGAGCGCTGCGTGATCGCCTGTTAGCTGGCATCAAAGATATGGAAGCAGTAACAATCAATGGTGACTTAGAGCAACGCCTTGCAAATAACTTGAACATCAGTTTTGCTTTTGTTGAAGGTGAGTCGCTACTTATGTCTCTGAAAGATCTAGCGGTATCATCTGGTAGTGCATGTACATCAGCAAGCTTAGAGCCTTCATACGTTTTACGCGCTTTAGGGTTGGATGACGAACTTGCACACAGCTCAATTCGTTTCTCGTTTGGTCGCTTCACGACTGAAGAAGAAGTGGATTACGCAATTGAACAAATTCGTGTAGCAGTAAACAAGCTACGTGACATGTCTCCTCTATGGGATATGTACAAGGAAGGAGTTGATTTAAATACGGTTGAGTGGGCTCACCATTAA
- the iscU gene encoding Fe-S cluster assembly scaffold IscU: MAYSEKVIDHYENPRNVGAFDKEDPTVGSGMVGAPACGDVMKLQIKVTPEGIIEDAKFKTYGCGSAIASSSLVTEWVKGKSIEEAAEIKNAEIAEELELPPVKIHCSILAEDAIKAAVADYKKKNEQ; the protein is encoded by the coding sequence ATGGCTTATAGCGAAAAAGTAATCGATCATTACGAAAACCCACGCAACGTTGGTGCATTTGACAAAGAAGATCCAACAGTTGGTAGTGGTATGGTTGGTGCACCGGCTTGTGGTGACGTAATGAAACTGCAAATCAAAGTAACGCCAGAAGGCATTATTGAAGATGCGAAGTTCAAAACTTACGGTTGCGGCAGTGCTATCGCTTCAAGCTCACTTGTGACTGAGTGGGTAAAAGGTAAGAGCATTGAAGAAGCAGCAGAAATCAAAAATGCTGAAATCGCAGAAGAACTAGAACTTCCACCAGTGAAAATACACTGTTCAATCCTAGCTGAAGATGCTATCAAAGCAGCAGTTGCGGACTATAAAAAGAAAAACGAACAGTAG
- the iscA gene encoding iron-sulfur cluster assembly protein IscA has translation MAITMTDAAASRVRTFLDNRGKGLGLRLGVKTTGCSGMAYVLEFVDDLNEEDQVFEHMGIKVIIDAKSLVYLDGTELDYVKEGLNEGFEFNNPNAKGECGCGESFNV, from the coding sequence ATGGCCATTACTATGACAGATGCAGCGGCAAGCCGTGTTAGAACATTCTTAGACAACCGAGGCAAAGGACTCGGGTTACGACTAGGGGTGAAAACCACGGGCTGTTCAGGAATGGCATATGTTCTCGAGTTTGTAGATGACTTAAATGAAGAGGACCAAGTCTTCGAACACATGGGAATCAAAGTAATCATCGATGCTAAAAGCTTAGTATATTTAGATGGTACTGAACTTGATTATGTGAAAGAAGGCCTCAATGAAGGATTTGAATTCAATAACCCGAATGCGAAAGGCGAGTGTGGTTGTGGTGAGAGTTTCAACGTTTAA
- the hscB gene encoding co-chaperone HscB, with product MNHFELFGLPSQFQLDGSLLSSHFRELQKRFHPDKFASASERDRLIAVQKAAQINDAYQVLKHPISRAEYLLSEQGVDIRGEQQTLQDPMFLMEQMELREELEEICDKEDADERLFEFEAKVSKMFKQHISTVESQLDQALWVEAADTIRKLKFVDKLKNEIEQAEERMLG from the coding sequence ATGAACCACTTTGAATTATTTGGGCTACCAAGTCAGTTTCAACTGGATGGTAGCCTTCTTTCTTCTCACTTTAGAGAGCTACAAAAGCGTTTTCATCCAGATAAATTTGCTAGTGCTTCTGAGCGCGATAGACTTATCGCAGTGCAAAAAGCAGCACAAATCAATGATGCTTATCAGGTGTTAAAGCACCCTATCTCAAGAGCAGAGTATCTGTTGTCTGAGCAAGGGGTCGATATACGTGGTGAGCAACAAACTCTACAAGATCCAATGTTCTTGATGGAACAAATGGAATTAAGAGAAGAGCTCGAAGAGATCTGTGATAAAGAAGATGCAGATGAGCGACTATTCGAGTTTGAAGCGAAAGTAAGTAAAATGTTTAAGCAGCATATCAGTACAGTAGAAAGTCAGCTGGATCAAGCTCTCTGGGTTGAGGCTGCAGATACAATTAGAAAGCTTAAATTTGTCGATAAATTAAAGAATGAAATAGAGCAAGCCGAAGAGCGAATGCTAGGCTAG
- the hscA gene encoding Fe-S protein assembly chaperone HscA yields MALLQIAEPGQSSVPHQHKLAVGIDLGTTNSLVATVRSGSADTLNDEQGRSVLPSVVQYTDSDLITGHDALSQAQADPKNTIISVKRLIGRSYQDIKQRYPSLPYQFVESDNGLLLIQTSQGTQNPIQVSSEILKSLKARAEQTLAGELAGAVITVPAYFDDAQRTGTKDAAKLAGLHVLRLLNEPTAAAIAYGLDSGQEGVIAVYDLGGGTFDISILRLTKGVFEVLATGGDSALGGDDFDMLVVEHLLQQMGKSTEELSAEQLRALHEAAIEAKLQLSQQDSADISVLGWNGSLTRDEFNSLIRPLVKKTLMSCRRALRDASLDVEDVMEVVMVGGSTRTLLVREMVGELFDREPLTSINPDEVVAIGAAIQADILVGNKPDSEMLLLDVTPLSLGIETMGGLVEKIIPRNTTIPVARAQEFTTFKDGQTAMSVHVVQGEREMVDDCRSLAKFSLKGIPAMAAGAAHIRVTYQVDADGLLSVTAMEKSTGVQADIQVKPSYGLSDEEVANMLKDSMSHAKEDMQARALAEQRVEADRVIEGLIAAMQADGDELLSEQESAELLKSIEALIALRNGEDADAIEQGIKATDKASEAFASRRMDKSIREALSGQSVDDI; encoded by the coding sequence ATGGCGTTACTCCAAATTGCAGAGCCTGGTCAAAGCAGTGTACCACACCAACATAAACTCGCAGTTGGCATCGATTTAGGTACCACCAATTCACTTGTTGCTACAGTTAGAAGTGGCTCTGCAGATACATTGAATGATGAGCAAGGGCGCTCAGTTTTACCTTCAGTTGTACAATATACCGATTCCGATCTTATAACCGGTCACGATGCGCTCTCCCAAGCTCAAGCTGACCCAAAGAATACGATCATCTCTGTTAAGCGCTTAATTGGGCGCTCATACCAAGATATCAAGCAACGTTACCCATCATTGCCATATCAATTTGTTGAGTCTGACAATGGGTTACTGCTGATTCAAACGTCGCAAGGTACCCAAAACCCTATTCAAGTATCCTCTGAGATCTTGAAGTCGCTAAAAGCAAGAGCAGAGCAGACACTGGCAGGTGAATTAGCCGGTGCAGTTATTACCGTTCCTGCCTATTTTGATGATGCTCAGCGCACAGGCACTAAGGACGCAGCAAAACTTGCAGGCCTGCATGTGCTTCGTCTACTTAATGAGCCAACGGCGGCAGCTATTGCATACGGTTTAGATTCTGGCCAAGAAGGCGTGATTGCAGTTTATGACTTGGGTGGTGGTACGTTCGATATCTCTATCTTACGTCTAACAAAAGGTGTGTTTGAAGTTTTAGCTACGGGAGGCGATTCTGCCCTCGGTGGTGATGATTTTGATATGCTTGTGGTCGAGCATTTATTGCAGCAGATGGGTAAGTCTACTGAAGAGCTGAGTGCAGAGCAGCTTCGAGCTTTACATGAAGCTGCCATTGAAGCCAAACTGCAGTTGTCTCAACAAGATAGTGCAGATATTTCTGTACTTGGTTGGAATGGCAGCCTGACTCGTGATGAGTTTAATTCTCTGATTCGCCCTCTGGTTAAAAAGACACTGATGTCATGTCGTAGAGCGTTACGTGACGCTAGCCTTGATGTCGAAGATGTCATGGAAGTGGTGATGGTTGGCGGTTCAACCCGTACGTTATTAGTACGTGAAATGGTCGGTGAACTATTTGATAGAGAGCCTTTAACAAGCATTAACCCAGACGAAGTAGTCGCGATTGGCGCTGCTATTCAAGCGGATATCCTTGTTGGCAACAAACCTGATTCTGAAATGCTACTTTTGGATGTAACTCCACTTTCTCTAGGTATAGAGACTATGGGTGGACTGGTTGAAAAGATCATCCCGAGAAATACCACGATTCCTGTTGCGCGAGCTCAAGAGTTTACCACTTTTAAAGACGGCCAAACGGCGATGTCTGTGCATGTGGTACAAGGTGAGCGTGAAATGGTCGATGACTGTCGCTCACTCGCGAAATTCTCTTTAAAAGGTATTCCAGCAATGGCTGCGGGCGCAGCTCATATTCGCGTGACTTACCAAGTAGATGCAGATGGTTTATTGTCTGTGACTGCCATGGAAAAAAGCACAGGCGTTCAAGCTGATATACAAGTTAAGCCTTCTTATGGTTTGAGTGACGAAGAAGTAGCAAATATGCTTAAAGATTCTATGTCACATGCAAAAGAAGACATGCAAGCTAGGGCTTTAGCAGAGCAGAGAGTTGAAGCGGATCGAGTCATTGAAGGACTGATTGCTGCGATGCAGGCTGACGGCGATGAATTGTTGTCAGAGCAAGAAAGTGCAGAATTATTGAAGTCGATAGAAGCCTTAATCGCTCTTCGTAACGGCGAAGATGCAGACGCGATTGAGCAAGGTATTAAAGCCACTGACAAAGCGAGTGAAGCATTTGCTTCTCGTCGAATGGACAAATCCATTCGCGAAGCTTTGTCCGGACAGTCTGTCGACGATATTTAG
- the fdx gene encoding ISC system 2Fe-2S type ferredoxin: protein MPKIIVLPHEELCPEGAVLEANTGDTVLDVALKNGIGIEHACEKSCACTTCHVVIREGFDSLEESEELEDDMLDKAWGLEPESRLGCQAKVADEDLVVEIPKYTLNHASEDH from the coding sequence ATGCCTAAGATTATTGTTTTACCTCATGAAGAGTTATGCCCAGAAGGGGCAGTGTTAGAGGCTAACACTGGCGACACAGTGCTAGATGTTGCTTTAAAAAATGGTATCGGTATTGAGCATGCATGTGAAAAATCTTGCGCTTGTACTACGTGCCACGTCGTCATTCGTGAAGGTTTTGACTCGCTAGAAGAGAGTGAAGAACTAGAAGACGATATGCTTGATAAAGCGTGGGGTTTAGAGCCGGAATCTAGGCTTGGCTGCCAAGCAAAAGTTGCCGATGAAGATCTAGTGGTTGAGATTCCAAAATATACCCTTAACCACGCTTCAGAAGATCATTAA
- the iscX gene encoding Fe-S cluster assembly protein IscX, whose amino-acid sequence MRWTDSREIAIELCDLYPDTDPKTVRFTDLRQWILDIEDFEDDPSHCNEKILEAVILCWMDEAD is encoded by the coding sequence ATGAGATGGACGGACTCTAGAGAAATAGCGATTGAGCTGTGTGATTTGTACCCAGACACAGATCCTAAAACAGTACGTTTTACCGATTTGCGCCAATGGATTCTTGATATTGAAGACTTCGAGGATGATCCAAGCCACTGTAATGAAAAGATTCTCGAAGCGGTTATATTGTGTTGGATGGATGAAGCCGATTAA
- the pepB gene encoding aminopeptidase PepB: MSQQMSVFISQEQAKPQWGEKAILSFNEQGAMIHLGEGHHQNTIQKAARKLAGQGIRSAFLQGEGWDLESIWAFQQGHRDAKKKNTLEWNALAEADQAELEARIKAAGWARDIINKSAEEVAPRQLATMAGEFIKSVAPEGTVSVKVVKDKDLLTEGWQGIFAVGRGSERTSAMLQLDFNPTGDENAPVYACLVGKGITFDSGGYSIKQSNFMSSMKADMGGSGTITAGLGLAIMRGLNKRVKLILCCAENMISGRALKLGDIITYKNGKTVEIMNTDAEGRLVLADGLLYASEQNPELIIDCATLTGAAKNALGNDYHALLSFDDELSHSALTAASKESEGLWPLPLAEFHRHALPSNFADLSNISSGDYVPGASTAAAFLSYFVEDYKKGWLHFDCSGTYRKSASDKWAAGATGMGVRTLARILLDNAK, translated from the coding sequence ATGTCTCAGCAAATGTCAGTATTTATTAGCCAAGAACAAGCTAAGCCACAGTGGGGTGAGAAGGCTATTTTATCCTTTAACGAGCAAGGTGCGATGATTCACCTTGGTGAAGGTCATCACCAGAACACTATCCAAAAAGCGGCGCGCAAATTAGCTGGTCAAGGTATACGTTCTGCCTTCTTACAAGGTGAAGGATGGGATCTTGAAAGCATCTGGGCGTTCCAGCAAGGGCATCGTGATGCGAAAAAGAAAAATACGCTAGAGTGGAATGCTTTAGCGGAAGCTGATCAAGCTGAGCTCGAGGCTCGAATTAAGGCTGCTGGCTGGGCACGTGACATTATCAATAAAAGTGCTGAAGAAGTTGCGCCTCGCCAACTCGCAACAATGGCTGGTGAATTTATTAAGTCTGTGGCTCCAGAAGGCACAGTGTCAGTTAAAGTTGTTAAAGATAAAGATCTGCTCACTGAAGGCTGGCAAGGTATTTTTGCTGTTGGCCGAGGCTCAGAGAGAACGTCAGCAATGCTGCAACTCGACTTCAACCCAACCGGTGATGAAAATGCACCAGTTTATGCGTGTTTAGTGGGTAAAGGTATCACTTTTGATTCAGGTGGTTACAGCATTAAACAGTCTAATTTCATGAGCTCAATGAAAGCGGATATGGGCGGTTCAGGCACGATCACAGCTGGTCTTGGCCTTGCGATTATGCGCGGTTTAAACAAACGCGTTAAATTGATTTTGTGCTGTGCGGAAAACATGATCTCTGGCCGTGCACTTAAGCTTGGTGACATCATTACCTACAAAAATGGTAAGACAGTTGAAATCATGAATACAGATGCTGAAGGGCGCCTCGTTCTTGCTGATGGTTTACTTTATGCGAGCGAGCAAAACCCAGAGCTCATCATTGATTGTGCGACTCTTACTGGGGCTGCGAAAAATGCATTGGGTAACGACTACCATGCCTTACTGAGCTTTGACGATGAGCTTTCTCATTCAGCTCTTACTGCAGCTAGCAAGGAAAGCGAAGGTCTATGGCCACTGCCTCTAGCTGAATTCCATCGCCATGCTCTACCGTCGAACTTTGCTGATCTATCTAATATTAGCAGTGGCGACTATGTTCCTGGAGCGAGTACAGCTGCCGCGTTCCTATCTTACTTTGTGGAAGATTACAAAAAAGGTTGGTTGCACTTTGATTGCTCTGGTACGTACCGTAAGTCAGCTAGCGATAAGTGGGCTGCCGGAGCAACAGGTATGGGTGTACGAACTTTAGCTCGTATCTTGCTAGATAACGCGAAATAA
- the ndk gene encoding nucleoside-diphosphate kinase: MALERTFSIIKPDAVERNLIGEIYHRFEQAGLQIVAAKMVHLNDEQASGFYAEHEGKEFFPALKEFMTSGPCMVQVLEGENAISRYRELMGKTNPEEAACGTLRADYAISMRYNSVHGSDSPESAAREIEFFFPPSEVYSK, encoded by the coding sequence ATGGCCCTTGAAAGAACCTTTTCTATCATTAAACCTGACGCTGTGGAGCGAAACCTTATTGGTGAAATTTACCATCGCTTCGAGCAAGCAGGCTTACAAATCGTAGCGGCTAAAATGGTACACCTAAACGACGAGCAAGCTAGCGGATTTTACGCTGAGCACGAAGGTAAAGAATTTTTCCCTGCTCTTAAAGAGTTCATGACTTCTGGCCCTTGTATGGTTCAAGTTCTTGAAGGTGAAAATGCTATCTCGCGCTACCGCGAATTGATGGGAAAAACAAATCCAGAAGAAGCGGCTTGTGGCACCCTACGCGCGGATTACGCGATTAGTATGCGTTACAACTCTGTTCACGGCTCAGATAGCCCTGAATCAGCGGCAAGAGAAATTGAGTTCTTTTTCCCACCTTCTGAGGTTTACTCTAAGTAA
- a CDS encoding bifunctional tRNA (adenosine(37)-C2)-methyltransferase TrmG/ribosomal RNA large subunit methyltransferase RlmN, with amino-acid sequence MTTEKINLLDFDREGLRKFFVEELGEKAFRAEQVMKWMYHFGCDDFEKMNNLNKKLREKLISQCEVRAPVVSEAQHSSDGTIKWAMSVGDQDVETVYIPEDDRATLCISSQVGCALECKFCSTAQQGFNRNLKVSEIIGQLWRAAREIGLEKETGRRPITNVVMMGMGEPLLNMKNLLPALRLMLDDLGFGLSKRRVTVSTSGVVSGLDQMTGTIDVALAISLHAPNDELRSQIMPINDRWDIDDFLASVRRYIASSNANRGKVTVEYVLLDHVNDDMDHARELAALMKDTPCKINLIPFNPYPGSPYKKPSNSRIDRFMKTLMQYDYTVTVRKTRGDDIDAACGQLVGDVIDRTKRTKQKQEDKNQIPVKSI; translated from the coding sequence ATGACCACTGAAAAAATCAATCTACTCGATTTTGATCGCGAAGGCTTACGCAAGTTCTTTGTTGAAGAGCTTGGGGAAAAAGCATTCCGTGCTGAGCAGGTGATGAAGTGGATGTACCATTTTGGTTGTGATGATTTTGAGAAAATGAACAACCTGAATAAAAAGTTGCGTGAAAAACTGATCTCTCAATGTGAAGTTCGAGCACCTGTAGTTTCTGAAGCACAGCACTCTTCTGATGGCACCATAAAATGGGCGATGAGTGTTGGCGATCAAGATGTCGAAACGGTATACATTCCTGAAGACGATCGCGCTACGCTTTGCATCTCTTCACAGGTTGGTTGTGCGTTGGAGTGTAAGTTTTGCTCAACGGCTCAGCAAGGCTTTAACCGTAACCTAAAAGTATCTGAAATTATTGGTCAGTTATGGCGTGCTGCACGTGAAATTGGTCTAGAAAAAGAAACAGGACGCCGTCCAATCACCAATGTAGTTATGATGGGAATGGGTGAACCTCTTCTAAACATGAAGAACTTGCTTCCAGCTCTAAGGTTGATGCTGGATGATTTAGGCTTCGGTTTATCTAAGCGTCGTGTAACGGTTTCAACGTCTGGTGTTGTTTCGGGCTTGGACCAAATGACAGGTACGATTGATGTAGCACTAGCAATTTCTCTACATGCGCCAAATGATGAACTGCGTAGCCAAATTATGCCTATCAACGATCGTTGGGATATCGATGATTTCTTAGCGTCAGTTCGTCGTTATATTGCGTCTTCGAACGCGAACCGCGGGAAAGTCACGGTAGAATACGTATTGCTTGATCATGTAAATGACGACATGGATCATGCTCGTGAATTGGCAGCATTGATGAAAGATACGCCGTGTAAGATCAACCTCATTCCATTCAACCCATACCCGGGCTCTCCGTACAAAAAGCCAAGTAACTCGCGCATTGATCGCTTTATGAAGACCTTGATGCAGTACGATTATACTGTAACGGTTCGTAAAACCCGTGGCGACGATATTGATGCAGCTTGTGGTCAGCTAGTTGGTGATGTTATTGACCGAACTAAGCGGACTAAACAGAAACAAGAAGACAAAAATCAGATCCCCGTAAAATCCATTTAA
- the rodZ gene encoding cytoskeleton protein RodZ, with protein sequence MSTKQNILVEEEIVESVELEAGTILKQKREELGLSQKQIADRLRLKLSIIKDIENNNFEIGQVATFTRGYLRSYAKAVGIEESTILEALGDKSGTKPQAQDMTSFSRKTKREKHDSRIMIITWGILAIIIGISSLWWWQNQQRDTLLTPSTSIQAPAPSSDTTTDTSATTAVNGSTSSSQAAANSTNNSASKSVESEASVKPAVKQEQPTVAPETNSTQDSAKEVQPSATTSQVPASDTANQVVANKTIDMSFKADCWLQVKDATGKVLVSGIKKGGQSLNLSGEAPFNVILGAPENVSMTFASEPVDLSRYTPGKVARFTLP encoded by the coding sequence ATGAGTACAAAACAGAACATATTAGTCGAAGAAGAAATTGTAGAATCAGTGGAATTAGAAGCAGGGACGATTCTTAAGCAGAAACGTGAAGAATTAGGTTTAAGCCAGAAGCAAATAGCTGACCGTCTCAGACTCAAATTATCAATCATCAAAGATATCGAAAATAACAATTTTGAAATTGGCCAAGTTGCCACATTCACGCGTGGCTATCTGCGTTCATATGCCAAAGCGGTGGGTATTGAAGAATCTACGATTCTAGAAGCTTTAGGTGATAAAAGTGGCACTAAGCCACAAGCGCAAGACATGACTAGCTTTTCCCGTAAAACAAAGCGTGAAAAGCACGATAGCCGCATCATGATTATCACTTGGGGAATACTCGCAATTATTATCGGGATTTCTTCTCTTTGGTGGTGGCAAAATCAGCAACGAGATACGCTTCTAACACCAAGTACAAGCATACAAGCTCCTGCGCCTTCAAGTGATACTACGACAGACACTAGTGCTACTACGGCTGTGAATGGTAGTACGAGTTCAAGCCAGGCAGCGGCGAATAGCACGAATAATAGCGCTAGTAAGAGTGTGGAAAGTGAAGCGAGCGTGAAGCCTGCTGTGAAACAAGAGCAACCAACTGTCGCGCCTGAAACTAACTCGACTCAAGATAGCGCAAAAGAAGTTCAACCTTCAGCTACTACTTCGCAAGTTCCAGCCTCTGACACAGCAAACCAAGTTGTCGCGAATAAAACCATTGATATGTCGTTTAAAGCAGATTGTTGGTTACAAGTAAAAGATGCGACTGGTAAGGTATTGGTTTCAGGGATTAAAAAAGGCGGTCAGAGCTTAAATCTTTCTGGTGAAGCGCCATTTAATGTCATTCTCGGAGCGCCAGAAAACGTTTCAATGACATTTGCGAGTGAACCTGTCGACCTTTCTAGGTATACTCCGGGTAAAGTAGCTAGATTTACCTTACCTTAG